From Gopherus flavomarginatus isolate rGopFla2 chromosome 16, rGopFla2.mat.asm, whole genome shotgun sequence, a single genomic window includes:
- the LOC127035569 gene encoding translation initiation factor IF-2-like, with translation MHRLPGFSTPDGAAPQAPRRLPAGPGRAPSPRRRLRFVSQPAGLPADTHPVTRRPRLPGAQGGRARRAPQRPRCSRRRLLPGSGLRSSSSAGDMVPLNPPPPRGPSQSRCCRCLRRFGRSPAPLPAAAPERVTERATAQPPPSWKRQGGQVPGPRPGLSRPAAAMLGEAKESFAKSMASLRAALLDYVTRSMTVRAPTILGDTSQTDPGKPRPIVVAQAICVTEQRRLFSTAILEEAREAKTSPRISFILAGRGFFPPEGITGLRYTTICATTTNTTEGQPKRRADDTKENTAISC, from the exons ATGCATCGGCTGCCTG GTTTCAGCACCCCGGacggggccgctccccaggctccGCGCCGCCTCCCcgcagggccgggccgggcgccGAGTCCCCGGCGGCGGCTCCGCTTTGTCTCCCAGCCGGCCGGGCTCCCAGCGGACACTCACCCGGTCACGCGCCGTCCCCGCCTCCCGGGCGCCCAAGGGGGCCGGGCCCGCAGGGCTCCTCAGCGGCCCCGGtgcagccgccgccgcctcctaCCCGGCTCCGGCctccgcagcagcagcagcgccgggGACATGGTCCCTTTAAACCCCCCCCCGCCTCGGGGGCCCAGCCAGTCCCGCTGCTGCCGCTGCCTGCGCCGCTTCGGCCGCTCCCCCGCCCCTCTTCCCGCGGCGGCGCCAGAGCGCGTCACTGAGCGCGCGACAGCGCAGCCGCCGCCATCTTGGAAGAGGCAGGGAGGGCAAGTCCCTGGGCCGAGGCCGGGCCTCTCGCGCCCCGCAGCCGCCATGTTAGGAGAGGCAAAGGAGTCATTCGCCAAAAGCATGGCTTCCCTCCGCGCGGCACTGCTGGATTACGTCACCCGCAGTATGACcgtcagggcccccaccatcTTGGGAGACACAAGCCAAACTGACCCGGGTAAGCCACGCCCCATTGTCGTGGCGCAAGCGATTTGCGTCACCGAGCAGCGACGCCTGTTCTCTACCGCCATCTTAGAAGAGGCAAGGGAGGCAAAGACAAGTCCCAGGATTTCGTTCATCCTCGCGGGGCGGGGTTTCTTCCCCCCTGAGGGGATAACAGGCTTGAG GTACACCACAATCTGCGCCACTACCACCAACACCACTGAAGGTCAGCCTAAAAGGAGGGCAGATGACACCAAGGAGAATACTGCCATTTCTTGCTAA